A single region of the Sorghum bicolor cultivar BTx623 chromosome 7, Sorghum_bicolor_NCBIv3, whole genome shotgun sequence genome encodes:
- the LOC8072982 gene encoding xyloglucan endotransglycosylase/hydrolase protein 8: MARRAVSVAVVALALLAAATAASADSWLYEKFTTDGNVRADYNAEGQQVTSLILNQQSGGAFRSRQRYLYGEFSIQMKLIPGNSAGTVTSFYLTSGDGDGHDEIDMEFMGNSSGDPVVLNTNVWANGDGKKEHQFYLWFDPAADFHTYTIIWNDKNVIFKVDDLFIRSFKRYRDLPYPGGKPMSVHATLWDGSYWATQQGKVKVDWSNSPFVVSYRGYTADACVPTGGGDVGAPLSCPAGTDRWMNRQLDAAEWGTVAWAKKNYMHYNYCDDGWRFPQGFPAECSRN; encoded by the coding sequence ATGGCGCGCCGTGCCGTGTCCGTGGCCGTCGTGGCCCTGGCTCTCCTGGCCGCGGCCACGGCGGCGTCGGCGGACTCGTGGCTGTACGAGAAGTTCACGACGGACGGCAACGTGCGTGCGGACTACAACGCGGAGGGCCAGCAGGTGACGTCGCTGATCCTGAACCAGCAGTCCGGCGGCGCCTTCAGGTCCCGCCAGAGGTACCTCTACGGCGAGTTCAGCATCCAGATGAAGCTCATCCCCGGCAACTCCGCCGGCACCGTCACCTCCTTCTACCTCAcctccggcgacggcgacgggcaCGACGAGATCGACATGGAGTTCATGGGCAACTCCAGCGGCGACCCCGTCGTGCTCAACACCAACGTGTGGGCCAACGGCGACGGCAAGAAGGAGCACCAGTTCTACCTCTGGTTCGACCCGGCCGCCGACTTCCACACCTACACCATCATCTGGAACGACAAGAACGTCATCTTCAAGGTCGACGACCTCTTCATCCGGAGCTTCAAGCGCTACCGTGATCTGCCGTACCCCGGCGGGAAGCCCATGTCGGTGCACGCCACGCTGTGGGACGGCAGCTACTGGGCAACGCAGCAGGGGAAGGTGAAGGTGGACTGGTCCAATTCGCCGTTCGTCGTCTCGTACCGAGGCTACACCGCCGACGCCTGTGTCcccaccggcggcggcgacgtcgGCGCGCCGCTGTCGTGCCCCGCCGGGACGGACCGGTGGATGAACCGCCAGCTCGACGCCGCCGAGTGGGGCACCGTCGCGTGGGCAAAGAAGAACTACATGCACTACAACTACTGCGACGATGGGTGGAGGTTCCCGCAGGGATTCCCCGCCGAGTGCTCCCGAAACTGA
- the LOC110437226 gene encoding uncharacterized protein LOC110437226, whose protein sequence is MSVPNSRRRMEPALDDLLKHLKIREDEDQGIVLEEDIEELKAGARWTALAKVLSLKPFSHAAFLANMKYAWSLAKDFSFKAIDENLFVLQFSCLGDWCKVLDDGPWLFRGNPMLLEEYDGIRKPSSVKFQNLNIWARVYDLPTGFRTKNIARQIGEKIGEVLKVDLGDETSGWRDYLRIRVKLDITKPLTRIVYVSVGDKRRLPFRVKYERLPKFCAVCGLLGHIDSECGDGVHDITAYQYGDWLIASPERKGRLKESRSSDSANTRESDPKDLGKTLAHESSNEPRSEDSNLSIYADDNVDLKDNERSTLKRNLERKRLSLGEMEDNNKLPLALVPTTIQKEDVSDKLLNGRGSKRLRKETGNGDQDDIEMKTAGSHEEYRREQ, encoded by the exons ATGTCTGTACCCAACTCTAGAAGGAGAATGGAACCTGCATTGGATGACCTGCTGAAACATTTGAAGATACGAGAAGATGAGGACcaaggtattgtgttggaggaGGATATAGAGGAACTCAAAGCTGGGGCGCGTTGGACAGCTTTAGCCAAGGTCTTGTCCCTAAAACCTTTCAGTCATGCTGCTTTCTTAGCTAACATGAAGTACGCATGGAGTTTAGCAAAGGACTTTAGTTTTAAGGCTATCGATGAAAATCTTTTTGTGCTCCAATTTTCTTGCCTGGGTGATTGGTGCAAGGTGCTGGATGATGGACCATGGCTTTTTAGAGGAAATCCTATGCTTTTAGAGGAATACGATGGCATCAGAAAACCTTCCTCTGTTAAATTCCAGAATCTGAATATCTGGGCACGGGTTTATGACTTACCTACTGGATTCAGAACAAAAAATATTGCGCGTCAGATTGGAGAAAAAATTGGTGAAGTTCTGAAGGTGGATTTGGGTGATGAAACTAGTGGGTGGCGGGATTATTTACGCATCAGAGTAAAGCTAGATATTACAAAGCCACTAACGAGGATTGTCTATGTATCTGTAGGAGATAAAAGACGCTTACCTTTTCGTGTAAAATATGAGAGACTGCCAAAGTTCTGTGCCGTTTGTGGGCTGTTGGGTCATATTGATTCTGAATGTGGTGATGGCGTGCATGACATTACAGCCTATCAGTATGGAGATTGGTTGATTGCAAGCCCAGAAAGGAAAGGAAGATTGAAGGAGAGTAGATCATCAGATTCAGCAAATACAAGGGAATCAGACCCTAAGGACCTAGGCAAGACCTTAGCTCATGAAAGTAGCAATGAGCCTAGAAGTGAAGATAGCAATCTGAGCATCTATGCTGatgataatgttgatctcaaggATAATGAAAGGAGCACGCTGAAAAGAAATCTAGAACGAAAGCGGCTTTCCCTAGGAGAAATGGAAGATAATAATAAGCTGCCTTTAGCTCTTGTTCCAACCACTATACAAAAGGAAG ATGTGAGCGACAAACTTTTGAATGGTCGTGGCTCAAAAAGGCTAAGGAAGGAAACTGGAaatggagatcaggatgacaTAGAGATGAAAACGGCGGGCTCCCATGAGGAGTACCGCCGAGAACAATGA